A window of the Harmonia axyridis chromosome 5, icHarAxyr1.1, whole genome shotgun sequence genome harbors these coding sequences:
- the LOC123680681 gene encoding ubiquitin-like modifier-activating enzyme ATG7 codes for MGSKQLEFVPISSSIDPSFWNKLSEIKLNDDKLNEKEHPVWGYFSNINNKCKFPILEVNSTSFNSQFDSQKIYIPFHGEILNVNTIEFFKDFDKTQRINKIGQDIFTSIENGEALKTPSLLNRFYILSFADLKKFHFYYWFAFPVPYNLSITYNAVKNIYDDFTKDQLEFIWNKYCDMDNTQKPYFLVSIQDSIVDVFELKDKLKDLNEENVKDFYFVFYDLSLLENSPGSTLRNYVILILHHCPVLQGKSVNFLSLRIKRNDNYKLTLSESLIFNFDLPVCQSSVSDFINQDPEKKWVGWEKNERGKLGPRLSNMKSFLDPKELAESSVDLNLKLMKWRLLSNVDLEKIKITKFLLLGAGTLGCSVARILLGWGARNISFVDNSVVSYSNPVRQSLFTFEDSQNAKPKAVAAAENLRKIFPGVKSKSYQMTIPMPGHPVGESMMEELKKNIDLLTSLICEHDVIFLLMDSRESRWLPTLLGAYFSKIVINAALGFDSYLVMRHGVRIDTEELRVRQHESGFKSLKGNFLGCYFCNDVTAPGNSMRDRTLDQQCTVTRPGVSAIAGALTAELAISLLQHKEGAKAAAFYQVGNIVNTEQELDYQCVLGIIPHTIRGYLSTFSQVWPAVQRYQQCIACSDTILNVYRKDGFSFLLQVFQNSKYLEDITGLTFMNKEAEDALVFEFSDEEEVQCIECYDKTNADAASKTSLDQETNVEKTESVLVKSEVGSQISGIFEGNETSQIYNPTDSSILEIQSLTETIGEILEDLIKNAEKVNETKEPLVSRKSDVSISSNEFFDRILPDDILSIVRKIQIPSHSASSESVRIEMNEKLSESPNLEQIFHSKVLYQTSNYFNENSSQFSLENDFSMNLKQSQDEGSINVPSVSTSTVNPSSDIMAKPGIPKELLPVFEKQGSKRSLFYSSATSTISRKTVTDQKITEISKPITKEYSVLNIDDVEKGMGSSYWKNDNAALVSSTEFGTIDIPKKFSPLKTYGTPVKVGDPTVINAMNQKSRTASLLTLKSLIRNFVSSSSSENLSAFASGSEKSSTSISNKLKKYFVAKNIKTSSDSISGNELFKEEENKIDEIITIAKPQQIFSSGSLTSENLGADESIYYLAETDSDKTFM; via the exons ATGGGCTCAAAACAACTAGAATTCGTTCCAATCTCATCGTCAATAGATCCTAGTTTTTGGAATAAATTGtcagaaattaaattaaatgatgATAAATTAAATGAGAAAGAGCACCCTGTTTGGggatatttctcaaatattaataataaatgcaAATTTCCAATTCTAGAAGTTAATAGTACTTCATTCaacag TCAATTTGATAGCCAGAAGATATATATCCCATTCCATGGTGAAATACTAAACGTTAATACGATagaatttttcaaagattttgatAAAACCCAACGTATAAATAAAATAGGACAAGATATATTTACCAGCATAGAGAATGGGGAAGCATTAAAAACACCTTCATTATTGAATCGATTCTATATTTTGTCATTTGCG GATTTGAAAAAGTTTCACTTTTACTACTGGTTTGCTTTTCCTGTTCCATACAATCTTTCAATAACATACAATGCTGTCAAAAACATATATGATGACTTCACAAAGGATCAg CTGGAATTTATTTGGAACAAGTATTGTGACATGGATAATACTCAAAAACCATATTTTCTAGTTTCAATTCAAGATTCCATAGTTgatgtttttgaattgaaagaTAAGCTTAAGGATTTGAATGAAGAGAATGTTAAGGATTTCTACTttgttttttatgatttatcATTACTGGAAAATAGCCCTGGTTCAACATTACGAAATTATGTCATACTGATTTTACACCATTG TCCAGTTTTGCAAGGGAAATCCGTAAATTTTCTATCTCTTCGTATAAAAAGAAACGACAACTATAAATTAACCTTATCAGAGAGCCtcatatttaattttgatttaccAGTTTGTCAATCTTCTGTTTCTGATTTCATCAACCAAGATCCAGAGAAGAAATGGGTTGGCTGGGAAAAAAATGAGAGAGGTAAATTGGGACCTAGGTTGTCTAACATGAAGAGCTTTTTAGATCCTAAGGA ACTCGCTGAAAGTTCTgtagatttgaatttgaaactGATGAAATGGAGGCTATTATCCAATGTTGacttagaaaaaattaaaataacaaaatttcttCTTTTGGGAGCTGGAACCTTAGGTTGTTCAGTTGCTAGAATCCTTTTG GGTTGGGGTGCTAGAAATATATCATTTGTGGATAACTCGGTAGTATCATATTCAAATCCAGTACGTCAAAGTCTGTTTACTTTTGAAGATTCCCAGAATGCAAAACCAAAAGCAGTGGCTGCAGCAGAAAACCTTCGGAAAATTTTTCCAGGAGTT AAGTCCAAATCATACCAAATGACAATACCAATGCCTGGACATCCAGTAGGGGAAAGCATGATggaggaattgaaaaaaaacatagatCTTCTTACAAGCCTCATCTGTGAACACGATGTCATATTTTTACTTATGGATTCTAGAGAAAGTCGTTGGTTGCCAACTCTCCTTGGGGCCTATTTCAGTAAA ATCGTTATCAACGCTGCCCTTGGTTTTGACTCCTACCTAGTCATGAGGCATGGTGTGCGGATCGACACAGAAGAACTCAGAGTGAGGCAGCATGAATCAGGATTCAAAAGTTTGAAAGGCAATTTCCTTGGCTGTTACTTTTGCAACGATGTAACAGCACCTGGTAAC TCTATGAGGGATAGGACTTTGGATCAGCAATGTACAGTCACAAGACCAGGTGTTTCGGCCATTGCAGGAGCCCTCACAGCAGAACTGGCTATATCGCTATTACAACACAAAGAAGG AGCAAAAGCTGCAGCTTTTTATCAGGTAGGAAATATAGTGAACACAGAGCAAGAACTCGACTATCAGTGTGTGTTAGGAATAATACCACATACAATTCGAGGATACTTATCGACATTCAGCCAAGTTTGGCCAGCAGTTCAGAGGTATCAGCAATGTATAGCTTGCTCAGATACCATCTTGAATGTGTATCGCAAAGATGGTTTCAGTTTTCTACTTCAAGTTTTCCAAAATTCTAAGTATTTGGAAGATATTACTGGTTTAACATTTATGAATAAGGAAGCTGAAGATGCCTTG GTCTTTGAGTTCAGCGATGAAGAGGAGGTTCAATGTATAGAGTGTTATGATAAAACTAATGCAGATGCTGCATCGAAAACTTCACTTGATCAGGAGACGAATGTAGAAAAAACTGAATCAGTTCTAGTCAAATCAGAAGTTGGATCCCAGATTTCTG GTAtatttgaaggaaatgaaactTCCCAGATCTATAACCCTACTGATTCCTCCATCCTCGAAATACAATCATTGACAGAAACTATAGGAGAAATCTTGGAAGATTTGATAAAGAACGCAGAAAAGGTTAATGAAACAAAAGAACCATTGGTTTCTAGAAAATCGGATGTCAGTATTTCCAGTAATGAATTCTTCGATAGAATTTTACCAGATGATATTTTGAGTATTgtaaggaaaatccaaattcctTCTCATTCTGCCTCTTCAGAATCTGTTCGAatagaaatgaatgaaaaactatCTGAGTCACCGAATTTAGAGCAGATATTCCATAGTAAAGTTTTGTATCAAACCagtaattatttcaatgaaaactcCTCTCAATTTTCccttgaaaatgatttttccaTGAATCTAAAGCAATCTCAAGATGAGGGATCAATCAATGTACCCTCAGTTTCAACATCAACTGTCAATCCGTCAAGTGATATTATGGCTAAACCGGGAATACCGAAAGAACTACTTCCTGTTTTTGAGAAGCAAGGTTCTAAAAGAAGTTTATTTTATAGTAGTGCAACAAGTACCATATCGAGAAAAACTGTAACAGATCagaaaataactgaaatatcGAAGCCAATAACTAAGGAATATTCTGTCTTGAATATCGATGATGTGGAAAAAGGAATGGGTAGttcttattggaaaaatgaTAACGCAGCTTTGGTTTCAAGCACTGAATTTGGGACAATAGATATTCCCAAAAAATTTTCACCTTTGAAAACTTATGGTACACCAGTGAAAGTAGGGGATCCAACTGTAATAAATGCCATGAATCAAAAATCGCGTACAGCTAGTTTATTAACTTTGAAATCATTGATTAGAAATTTCGTCAGTTCAAGTTCTTCCGAAAATCTGAGTGCTTTTGCTTCTGGAAGTGAAAAAAGTAGCACTTCCATAtctaacaaattgaaaaaatattttgtggcGAAGAATATTAAAACAAGTTCTGACTCAATATCTGG